The genomic segment TTGAATCATTTTTGACTTCCGCAGAAGACTTATTGCTCGTCCTAGACATGTACTGCCTCTCACAAGTTGAAGAAAATCCGATGGTGCTCTGGACAATCTTACGTACTTGTGAGAGGCAGTGTGGCGCTTCTAGCTATATTTCGGGGGTAATGGAAAAACTAAATGCGTGCGATGCGGATTTCAGAAGCCAAAATAGCTTCTGCACCAATGCCAGCGAGCTTATCCATGATGGAGTTTGCAGAGCGACGTGGAACCATGGCGCGCACTGCAACCCAGTTATCACGAGCAAGTGGTGACACAGTAGGACCAGATAGACCTGGGGTGACTTCAGTAGCAGCCTCCAAGTTATCGCGATCAACATTGTAATCAAGCATGAGGAAGTTCTGAGCATGCAAAATACCCTGGATACGACGCAAAAGGATTTGCTGTTCTGGAGTGACCTTCTCATCCTTGCGGCCAACGATGACAGCTTCAGAGGTGCAAAGTACTTCACCGAATGGAGCAAGCCCCTGCTGGCGCAAAGTGCGACCAGTGGAGACAACGTCAGCGATAGCGTCTGCAACGCCAAGCTTGATGGATACCTCTACTGCGCCATCGAGGCGAAGCACCTCAGCGGAAAGGCCACGTGCAGCGAGATCATCGCGCACAAGGTTTGGATAAGAGGTTGCAATGCGCTTACCATCGAGCTTTTCAATGCTCCACTCCTCATCAGCTGGACCAGCATAACGGAAGGTAGAGGAACCAAAGCCGAGGGAAAGTACTTCATGGACATCAGCTTGGGAGTCACGAGCCAAATCGCGGCCGGTGATACCCAAATCAAGCTGTCCACCAGCTACGTAGATGGCGATGTCTTTAGGACGAAGAAAGAAAAATTCAACGTTGTTTGCTTCATCCAAAACGTTAAGAGACTTGGAGTCACCGCGGCCAGCGTAACCAGCTTCAGCGAGGATTTCCATAGCGCGCTCAGAAAGTGAGCCTTTATTTGGAACTGCGATTTTCAACATGATTGCTTTAAAACTCCTACAGGTTCTTGTAGATATCTTCAGGCTTCAGGCCACGAGCAACCATGATGACTTGAGTCCAATAAATGAGCTGGGAGATTTCTCCAGCTAGCTCTTCATCGGTTTCATACTCGGCTGCGATCCAGACCTCTCCGGCTTCTTCGATGACCTTCTTGCCCAGATGATGGATGCCCTTGTCTAGGGCGTCCACGGTTCCAGATCCTTCAGGGCGGGTCTGAGCACGGTTAAGAAGTTCTTCATACAGCGAGTCAAATGTCTTCACTCGGTACATTCTTCCACACAACAGTTATGAATGTGTGTTTGGGGAGGTAATAGTTGAATAATTTCACTCCCCCTACCTGCTTCTATTTTACGATCCCCGCTGGTGCGATCTCTTCGTACCACCGTGTGACCATTTCTGCGGAGACTCCGTCAAAAGTATTTGCGCCATGAAGAGAGCGTAAAGACACGACTCCTTCGGGAGCCTCTACTTCTTCTGGGTGCAAACCAATGACACGGCAACCTGCAGTAACTGCGCCGACCATGCCGTTGTAGGAATCTTCAAAAACAAGACATTCAGATGGATCAAGGCCTACGCGACGTGCGGCTTCAAGGTACATATCCGGAGCAGGCTTAGGAGAAGGAACTTCATCTCCTGCGATTGAGCCAATAAAGAATTCATTACCCACTGCTGCAACAGAACGGGTAGCAAGATCACGCTCAGTGTTCGTGGTAACCAGCATTGGGATATTTAGTGCTTTAAGTTCTGTGAGCAGTTCCGTTACGCCTGGATTCGGCACGAGGGATTCGTCGAAAAGCTCATGAACCCGGGCAAACATGCCTGCCCGGTAGCGCGCATAATCCGCGTCGCTCAATGTAATACCTGCGTGCTCTGCGCATAGACGCATCGTGCGCGGCAGGCTCGAACCAACGGTGAGCTCCCGGAGCTCCGGGGTGAGACGGCGTCCCATGGCTTCACTGAGCTCGTAGGTAGCAATGCCCCACTGCGGCTCAGAATCCACCATTGTGCCGTCCATGTCCCAGAAAATTGCCTTAATCATGCCGTCAACCTTAGCTAAACCGGCGTGATCTGCAATGGCAGGGCAAGTTTTCTCTGAAAAAGTGCTAGACGTTAAAGTACTTCGCCTCTGGATGATAAAGCACAAAAGCATCAGTCGACTGCTCTGGGTGCAGCTGTAGCTCTTCCGACAACTCAACTCCGATGCGCTCAGGCTCGAGCAATTCCACCAGCTTCACACGATCTTCCAGATTCGGACATGAGCCATAACCGAAGGAGAAACGCGCGCCACGATAATCAAGATCAAAGAACTTGGACTTATCTTCCGGATCAAAATCTGACACGGAGGCACCATCGTTGAGCTTGAGTTCACTGCGCACTCGGGAGTGCCAGTACTCCGCCAACGCCTCAGTGAGCTGCACACCAATGCCATGAACTTCCAAGTATTCGCGGTATTCATTGGCAGCAAATAGCTCATTGGCGAAATCTGCAATGGGGTTACCCATGGTGACCAATTGGAACGGCATAACATCTACATGGCCGTCCTGGATCGCCTGTTCACGTGGGCGAATGAAGTCTGCGATGCACAAGAAGCGTCCGCGCTGCTGGCGTGGGAAGTTAAAGCGCATACGCTCTGCCGCATGAGGATCTGCGGATTCCAAGATGACCACATCATCACCTTCGGCAACGGCAGGGAAATATCCATACACCAAGGCGACATGGTCCAAAATGCCTTCTGATTTCAGGCGATCCAACCAGTAACGCAAACGTGGACGGCCTTCAGTTTCGACCAATTCCTCGTAGCTTGGCCCGTTGCCACCACGTGCAGATTTTAGACCCCACTGCCCCATGAATAGAGCTCGTTCATCGAGGTTTCCTAAGAACTCAGCCAGTGGGAGGCCCTTGATGATTCGAGTGCCCCAGAATGGAGGCGCTGCAGTTGGAGTGTCAATGGAAACATCGGAGCGCTCAGGAACAACGACAGGTGCAGCATTGGCTTTGCGTTCTGCAGCAATCTTGCGGGAACGCTCATTACGCGCCTTGCGCTCTGCCTTCTTCTTTGCCTGCTCAATGGCTTCTGGCGAGTTCGGATCTAGTCCTTCGCCACGCTTTTCAGCCATGACCTCATCCATGAGCCGCAAGCCTTCGAAAGCATCACGCGCATAATAAACATCGCCCTTGTAGACCTCATTGAGGTCATTTTCTACATAGGTGCGAGTCAGTGCAGCACCACCTAAGATGACTGGGTATTCAGAGGCACCCGCATTATTCATCTCCTGAAGGTTGTCCTTCATCACCACAGTAGATTTCACTAGCAAACCAGACATGCCGATAACATCTGCGTTGTGTTCCTGGGCTGCTTCTAGCATGGCTGATAGTGGCTGCTTGATGCCAAGATTAACCACGTCATAGCCGTTGTTGGACAAGATGATATCCACCAGGTTTTTACCGATATCATGCACATCACCCTTCACCGTAGCAACGACAATCTTGCCTTTGCCTGCAGTTTGTGCAGATCCAGTGGATTCTGCTTCTTCCTCCATGAAAGGCTCCAAATACGCCACTGCAGTTTTCATGGTTTCTGCAGATTGCAACACGAATGGCAGCTGCATTTGGCCAGAACCGAACAGTTCACCAACTGTTTTCATGCCGTTGAGCAGGTCTTCGTTAATGATCGCAATAGGAGATTTCTCCTTCATGCCTGCTTCTAGATCATTTTCGAGACCATTTTTATCGCCATCGATGATGCGCTGCGCTAAACGCTCGAACAGCGGCATGGCAGCTAGTTGTTCTGCACGTGCGTCTTTAGCATCGGCGGCGGACACGCCTTCAAACAGCTGCATGAACTCTTGTAGCGGATCATAATCCTCGGTGCGGCGATCATAAACCATATCGAGAGCAACTTCTCGCTGACGATCATCGATGCGGTTCATTGGCAAAATCTTGGAGCTGTGTGCAATAGCCGAATCCAAACCGGCCTCAATGCACTCATTGAGGAAGACAGAGTTCAACACCTGGCGTGCTGCAGGATTAAGGCCAAAGGAAATATTGGACAGGCCCAATGTCGTGTGGATATCTGGGTAGCGCTTTTTCAGCTCACGGATTGCTTCAATAGTTTCGATACCATCGCGCCTCGTTTCTTCCTGACCGGTAGAAATCGGGAAGGTGAGACAGTCAACCACAATGTCATTGATAGCTAAGCCGTAGCTACCAGTGATATCGGCGATAAGACGTTCGGCGATGCGTACCTTATGTTCTGCAGTACGAGCCTGGCCTTCTTCATCGATGGTCAAGGCCACCACAGCAGCACCATGTTGCTTCACCAATTTCATAATGCGCTGGTATCGCGACTCTGGACCGTCTCCATCTTCAAAGTTGACGGAGTTGACGATGCTTCGGCCACCCAGGTGCTCTAGACCAGTACGGATAACCTCAGGCTCCGTGGAGTCAATCATGATCGGCAATGTAGAGCTGGTGGCAAGCAGTGCTGCAAGCTGTGCCATATCCGCAGTGCCATCGCGACCTACATAATCAATACACAGATCAAGCATGTGGGCGCCATCGCGGGTTTGCTGCTTGGCAATATCCACGCAGGCTTCCCAATCGCCGGACAGCATCGCCTCACGGAAGGCCTTGGAGCCATTGGAGTTGGTGCGCTCACCAATCATGGAAATGCCGGTCTCTTGAGACAACGGCACTGAGGAATAAAGCGATGCTACAGAGTCCTCTTCCTCCACGTTGCGGGAGGCCTGCTTGACTGGACCTGCGGAAATCTTGGTCAGAGCGGATTCTTCTTGTTCCGGGATTCCCACCACGGCATCTCGCACTGCACGAATATGTTCTGGTGTGGTGCCACAGCAGCCACCTACCATGGACAGGCCATATTCGGAGACGAATCCAGCCAGCGCCTGCGCCAAATCCTCAGCCTCCAGTGGGTATTCTGCACCGTTTTTACCCAGCACGGGAAGACCCGCGTTAGGCATCACAGACACAGGAATATCGGCATGCTTGGACAGGTAACGCAGGTGCTCGCTCATCTCATCTGGGCCGGTGGCGCAGTTCAGACCAATCATGTCGATACCCAGTGGCTGCAGCGCTGTCAACGCGGCACCGATCTCAGAACCCATGAGCATTGTTCCGGTGGTCTCTACAGTGACATGGCAAATGATAGGAAGCACAGCGTTGAGTTCTTCCATGGCATCTTGCACGCCATGCACTGCAGCCTTCACCTGCAGGAGATCCTGTGCAGTTTCAATCAAAAACGCATCTCCACCACCGTCAATGATGCCCAGAGCTGCTTCTTTGTAGTGTCCGCGGAGATCAGAATAAGGAGCATGGCCTAGTGACGGAAGCTTGGTGCCTGGTCCGAGTGAACCCACCACGAATCGCTTCATGCCATTTCGGCCTGGCCCCATTTCATCAGCGACTTCCCTCGCCGCTGCAGTGCCCTTATAAGCAAGCTCGCGACAACGGTCAGCGATATCGTAATCCGCCAAGTTGGGAAGATTGCAACCAAAGGTGTTGGTCTCGACAAGATCGGCGCCTGCTTCAAAATATGCGCGGTGGATATCCTTCAAAACATCAGGACGAGTGTGGTTAAGAATTTCATTACACCCCTCCAAATCGAGGAAATCCTTTTCCACATCTAGGTCAAAACCTTGAAGCTGAGTGCCCATGGCGCCATCGCCAATCAACACGTGGTTTGCCAACGCCTCTAAAAACTCTGAGGTACGAGCGTTGTTGTGGGCTGAGGAAGTAACTGAAGTAGACATTGTCTAGACAGCTTAGTACGGAATAGGAAATTACCGCATTTACTTCCTTAATTTTATTTTCTCCAACTACTTAAGACTCGGCTGCATGTTTCTTAAACTGCCTATATCCTTGAAACTTAAATCCGTCCATCTCCCAAAAAGATCGAGGACTAAGCCATGACTGAATCCGCTCCAACACCCAATTCAGGTGGAATGTCACCCGAATCCATTCTTAACGGCACCGGAACATCATGGGATCAATGGTTAAAGATTCTTGACGATACAAAAGCAACAGCATGGAACCATGCTCAAATTGCCAAATATTTACTCGATAACTTTGAGGTCAGTGGCTGGTGGGCTCAAGGCATAGCGATTGGTTATGAGTATGAACGTGGCATGCGCGAACCTGGCATGACTAGTGATGGATTCGCGGCGAACGCCTCCAAAACTCTCAATTTGCCAGTAGAAAAAGTGTGGAAATTCTTTGGTGATGATGAACTGCGCGCCCAATGGCTCGAGCCAGATCTGTTGCTAAAAACCTCAGCTACTGAGCCTAAAACTTTCAATGCCAAGTGGTTGGCTGATGATTCCAGAATCAGCGTAAATTTCACTGCTAAAGGCGAGAATAAATCCAGCTTCGGGATCCAACATCGACGACTGCCAGAACAAGGCCAGATTGCGGTCATGAAAGCATTTTGGAAAGACCGCATTAGCACATTAGTCGAGCTATCTAAGCAACTAGAAGAGTAATAAGTTTCCTCATTCCAAGTTGCGGGTTTATTGAGTGTCTCTTAGCCGATGTGCAAGACAAGGCGGAGCTCAGCAAAAAGATCTGGACGGATGCGATGTCGGACCACTCGCCCTTCAGGTATGCGTTCCAAGAAGCCGGCTTCAGTCATCTTCTTTAAATGATGTGAAATCGTCGGTTGGCTTAACTCCATTAGCTCTGTGAGTTCGTTGACGCTGACTGGCCCGCATCCTCCCGCTGCCAATTGGGACAGGATCCGCAGACGAACTGGTTCGGAAAGCACCTTAAATAGGTCGGCGTACCTCTCTGATTCATCGCTACTTAAAGGTCCTGTGGAGAGCGCGCAGCACTCAGTTAGGTCAGTCAATGCTAGAGG from the Corynebacterium crudilactis genome contains:
- the hisG gene encoding ATP phosphoribosyltransferase encodes the protein MLKIAVPNKGSLSERAMEILAEAGYAGRGDSKSLNVLDEANNVEFFFLRPKDIAIYVAGGQLDLGITGRDLARDSQADVHEVLSLGFGSSTFRYAGPADEEWSIEKLDGKRIATSYPNLVRDDLAARGLSAEVLRLDGAVEVSIKLGVADAIADVVSTGRTLRQQGLAPFGEVLCTSEAVIVGRKDEKVTPEQQILLRRIQGILHAQNFLMLDYNVDRDNLEAATEVTPGLSGPTVSPLARDNWVAVRAMVPRRSANSIMDKLAGIGAEAILASEIRIARI
- a CDS encoding phosphoribosyl-ATP diphosphatase — its product is MYRVKTFDSLYEELLNRAQTRPEGSGTVDALDKGIHHLGKKVIEEAGEVWIAAEYETDEELAGEISQLIYWTQVIMVARGLKPEDIYKNL
- a CDS encoding HAD family hydrolase, with amino-acid sequence MIKAIFWDMDGTMVDSEPQWGIATYELSEAMGRRLTPELRELTVGSSLPRTMRLCAEHAGITLSDADYARYRAGMFARVHELFDESLVPNPGVTELLTELKALNIPMLVTTNTERDLATRSVAAVGNEFFIGSIAGDEVPSPKPAPDMYLEAARRVGLDPSECLVFEDSYNGMVGAVTAGCRVIGLHPEEVEAPEGVVSLRSLHGANTFDGVSAEMVTRWYEEIAPAGIVK
- the metH gene encoding methionine synthase, encoding MSTSVTSSAHNNARTSEFLEALANHVLIGDGAMGTQLQGFDLDVEKDFLDLEGCNEILNHTRPDVLKDIHRAYFEAGADLVETNTFGCNLPNLADYDIADRCRELAYKGTAAAREVADEMGPGRNGMKRFVVGSLGPGTKLPSLGHAPYSDLRGHYKEAALGIIDGGGDAFLIETAQDLLQVKAAVHGVQDAMEELNAVLPIICHVTVETTGTMLMGSEIGAALTALQPLGIDMIGLNCATGPDEMSEHLRYLSKHADIPVSVMPNAGLPVLGKNGAEYPLEAEDLAQALAGFVSEYGLSMVGGCCGTTPEHIRAVRDAVVGIPEQEESALTKISAGPVKQASRNVEEEDSVASLYSSVPLSQETGISMIGERTNSNGSKAFREAMLSGDWEACVDIAKQQTRDGAHMLDLCIDYVGRDGTADMAQLAALLATSSTLPIMIDSTEPEVIRTGLEHLGGRSIVNSVNFEDGDGPESRYQRIMKLVKQHGAAVVALTIDEEGQARTAEHKVRIAERLIADITGSYGLAINDIVVDCLTFPISTGQEETRRDGIETIEAIRELKKRYPDIHTTLGLSNISFGLNPAARQVLNSVFLNECIEAGLDSAIAHSSKILPMNRIDDRQREVALDMVYDRRTEDYDPLQEFMQLFEGVSAADAKDARAEQLAAMPLFERLAQRIIDGDKNGLENDLEAGMKEKSPIAIINEDLLNGMKTVGELFGSGQMQLPFVLQSAETMKTAVAYLEPFMEEEAESTGSAQTAGKGKIVVATVKGDVHDIGKNLVDIILSNNGYDVVNLGIKQPLSAMLEAAQEHNADVIGMSGLLVKSTVVMKDNLQEMNNAGASEYPVILGGAALTRTYVENDLNEVYKGDVYYARDAFEGLRLMDEVMAEKRGEGLDPNSPEAIEQAKKKAERKARNERSRKIAAERKANAAPVVVPERSDVSIDTPTAAPPFWGTRIIKGLPLAEFLGNLDERALFMGQWGLKSARGGNGPSYEELVETEGRPRLRYWLDRLKSEGILDHVALVYGYFPAVAEGDDVVILESADPHAAERMRFNFPRQQRGRFLCIADFIRPREQAIQDGHVDVMPFQLVTMGNPIADFANELFAANEYREYLEVHGIGVQLTEALAEYWHSRVRSELKLNDGASVSDFDPEDKSKFFDLDYRGARFSFGYGSCPNLEDRVKLVELLEPERIGVELSEELQLHPEQSTDAFVLYHPEAKYFNV
- a CDS encoding ArsR/SmtB family transcription factor; the encoded protein is MTAQPLALTDLTECCALSTGPLSSDESERYADLFKVLSEPVRLRILSQLAAGGCGPVSVNELTELMELSQPTISHHLKKMTEAGFLERIPEGRVVRHRIRPDLFAELRLVLHIG